The Hymenobacter oligotrophus genome segment GAAAAACGCTTGCCACCGCCACTTGCATGACTGTGCGCCCGCTGAACCTGCCGGAACTGGGGTTGCTGATTTACCTGCTGCGGGGTACGCCGCAGGCAGCGCAGCTGCTAAGTGAACTGCACACCGCCGAAGTAGCCGAGTTGAACACCGATAGCATTGGCAGCTTGCGTTTCCTAAACCACATGCCCAACCGCCACCTAGGCGAGCGAATTGCCAGCACGCAGTTCCTCGACGAAGACAGCGTGCCGGTGTTTGCCGCGCTGTACCTCGATCAGCACGGCGAGCTGTACGAGCTCGACTGCTGGAAGCCAAACGATGCCCCGGTGGTACGGATTCCGGCTTTCTAACAGCCGAGCCCGAAGGCTACAGCCTCCTAGGTGCCCAGGCTCTGGTGGCCCCAAGAGCAGCGCGGCGGCTACTGCTTGCACTTGTCCTTGCGGCGGGTATCGATGACGTGGACGATTTTCCAGCCTTGGGCCATGCGCACCAGCTGAAACGAGTTGTAGCCACAATGACTGAACTTGTTGCCCGCGAAGAACTGGTAGGGCGTCCAGACGCTGGCCAAATCGGCGTCGATTAGCACGCGCTCGTAGCTAATGCGCTCGTCCCACACCTCGGGGTGCGGCGTGCCCACGGCCTTCAGCAAGTCGGCTGGGTTATCGGTGCGCACCTGTGGGCTGCCGCCGCGGGTGCTGATGGTTTGCAGAACCACGCCCGGAGCCAGCGTGCTGCGCACCATGGCGCTGTCGCCTTTGCGCATGCCCTCAAAAAACGTGTCGATGGTTTTCTTCACGGCGTTGGCGTCGGTGGCCGATTGCGCCGCGGCCAAAGGCGAAAACGCGAGCAAGCAGCCGGAGAGTAGCAGGTGTTTCATGGGGAAAATAGTACGGCCGAGTGGCCGCTGCGCCCAACGACGTACCGTCGGGTCAAGGAGTTGCATGAGGCTTAGCAGCTGACCGATTAGCGGGTGCCGGAACCGAAAATATGTTCAAAAAGCCGCAACTATGACCCCTTGCGCACTGTTTCATCTATAATCAGCAGCACATGATTTGCCCTAGGTGCAAGCCCCGTGTTGCTGCTAAATGAGCCGGTGTGCGGTGGGCGACGGAGCGCCGATTGCAAGTAGCCGGTTGGGCATGGTGCCGTCGGGGCGCTGTGTCGTGGTAAGTTTACTTTTCCATCCGCTTCTTTGCCGAAGCCGCAACCCCAACAATATGCGTACGAAAGGTCTGTTCAACTTTGGTCCCGTATTTGGCTATTTCTTCCGCAAGAAAGACCCGAACCGCCACACCAACTTCAACTTGCGCACGATGCACACCATCAATAAAATTTCGATGCTGATGTTTCTGGCAGGTCTGATTTTCATGCTCTTCAAGTTTGTGATTTTGCGCTAACGCGCCTTGGCTCACCGGCCTATACTGCAAGCCCGCTGGTACTTCCCGCGGGCTTGTTTCGTTGGTGTGCACAGGGCCGGCCCCGCGTCGGGCGCCGCAAATCTGAAAGGCAGCCGCTACCTTGGCGTTCAGCCTATCTCCCTTGGTATGAACATCGAAGAACTCCGCGAGTACTGCCTGAACAAGGCCGGCACTACCGAAGAAACCCCGTTTGGCGAAGACACGCTGGTGTTTAAAGTAGGCGGCAAAATCTACGCCCTCACCAGCATTGGCAGCTACGAAAGCGTAAACCTAAAATGCGACCCGGAACGCGCCGTGCAGCTGCGCGACGAGCACGACTTTGTGCGGCCCGGCTACCACATGAATAAAAAGCACTGGAACACGGTGCTGGTGGGCACGGGCATCAGCGTGCGCATGCTGCAACAACTAATCGACCACTCGTACGACCTCGTGCGCGCCTCGCTGCCCAAAGCCGTGCAAGCCGAGCTGGCCGCCGCCGATGGTTTGTAGCCTGCAGAAGCCGCCGAGGTAACGCAGAAGGCGCAAAGTTGTTCTGAATCCAAAACAGCTCTGCGCCTTCTGCGGGCTAAACGGAACCGCGCAAACCAGCGGCTGTTACACCACCACGTTTACCATGCGCCCGGGCACTACAATCACCTTTTTGGCGGGTTTGCCTTCGGCGTAGCGGGCCAGGATGTCGGTGCCGAGTACGGTTTGCTCGATTTCGGCGGCCGTGGCGTTGGCCGGAAACTGCAGCTGCTCGCGCACTTTGCCGTTGATGGCTACCGGGTAGTTCACGGTGTCCTCAACCAGGTAGGCCTCGTTGAACTCGGGGAAGGGTGCGGTGCTGAGCGAGCCGGCTTCGTGGCCGAGTTGCGTCCAGAGCTCCTCGGCAAGGTGCGGGGCGTAGGGCGAAATCAGCACCACCAGCGGCTCCAGAATAGCACGCTTGTGGCAGTTCAGCGCCGATAGCTCGTTTACGCAAATCATAAACGTACTCACCGAGGTGTTGAACGAGAACCGTTCGATGTCCTCCTGCGCCTTCTTGATGGCTTTGTGCAAAGCCTTCAATTCGGCGGGTGTGGCAGGTTCGTCGGTTACGGCCCAGTCGCGGTCTTCGGGGAAGTACAAGCGCCAGAATTTCTTCAGGAAGCCCGATACGCCCGTCATGCCTTGCGTGTTCCAAGGCTTAAACTGCTCCAACGGACCCAGGAACATCTCGTGCAGGCGCAACGCGTCGGCCCCGTAGCGCTCAATCAGCGTGTCGGGGTTCACCACGTTGTACTTCGACTTCGACATCTTCTCGATTTCGACGCCGCACACGTAGGTGCCGTTGTCTTCGAGGATGAACTCGGCCGAGGCGAAGTCTTCGCGCCACTGGCGGAACGCTTCAATGTCAAGCACGTCGTCCTCAACGATGTTCACGTCGACGTGCAGCGGCGTGGTTTCGTACTCGCCTTTCTTCGAGTTCGTTACGAACTTATTGGTGCCGTTGATGCGGTACACAAAGTTCGAGCGACCCAAAATCATGCCCTGGTTGATGAGCTTTTGGAAAGGCTCGTTGCCGCTTACCAGCCCTAGGTCTTTCAGGAACAAGTACCAGAAGCGGGCGTAGAGCAAGTGACCCGTAGCGTGCTCAGCACCACCCATGTATAGGTCTACGGTTTGCCAGTACTGCTCGGCTTCTTCGCCCACAAAACGTTCGTCGTTTTGCGGGTCCATGTAGCGCAGGTAGTACCACGAGGAGCCGGCCCAGCCGGGCATCGTGCTCAGCTCGAAATCATGCTGCCCCCGGTACTTCCAGTCCTTCGCCCGACCTAGGGGCGGCTCGCCGGTTTCGGTGGGCTTGTACTCGTCGATTTCGGGCAGCACCAGCGGGAGGTCTTGCTCGGCCACGCCGAAGGCCATGCCGTCGCGGTAGTACACCGGAATCGGCTCGCCCCAGTAGCGCTGTCGGCCGAAGATGGCATCGCGCAGGCGGTAGTTCACTTTGCCTTTGCCGATGCCCATTTCTTCGAGGCGCTCGATTACTGCCTTCAGAGCTGGCTTTACTTCGAGGCCGTTGAGGAAATCGGAGTTGATGATGCGGCCTTCCTTGGCAGCGTAGGCTTCGTTGGCTTCTTCATCAAAGCCCTCTACCACCGGCACGATGGGCAGCGAGAAGTGCTTGGCAAACGCGAAGTCGCGGGTGTCGTGGGCGGGTACGGCCATTACCACGCCAGTGCCGTAGCCAGCCAGCACATAGTCGGCCACCCAAATGGGCAGCTTCTCGCCGCTGAAGGGGTGCAGGGCGTACGACCCCGTGAAGGCGCCGGTAATGGTCTTCACGTCGGCCATCCGGTCGCGCTCCGAGCGGTTTTTGGCCCACTCTACGTACCTCTCCACCTCGGCGCGCTGCTCGTCGGTGATGAGCGTTTCGAGCAGCTCCGACTCGGGCGCTACGGCCATGTACGTTACGCCGAACAGGGTATCGGGGCGGGTGGTGAATACTGTAAGCGGCAGCTCGGGGTGGTTTTCCACCTCAAAGCGTACCTCGGCGCCCACGGAGCGGCCAATCCAGTTGCGCTGCATTTCCTTTACCGCCTCGGGCCAATCGATGGTGTCGAGGCCGTCGAGCAGGCGCTGGGCATAAGCGGTGATGCGCAGGTTCCACTGGGGCATCAGCCGGCGCTCCACGGGGTAACCGCCGCGCTCCGAAACGCCGTCCTTCACCTCGTCGTTGGAAAGCACCGTGCCCAGCTGCGGGCACCAGTTCACGTAGGTTTCGCTTTGGTAGGCCAAGCGGTAGGGGTGCACGGCAGCCACGCGCTGGGCCTCGCTCATCATCTGCCACTGGCCCGCCGAAAAGTCGTGGCGCTCGTCTTCGTCGCACACGGCGCGCACACCGGCCGAGCCCTCGGCCGCAAACTTATCTTGCAGGGTGCGGATGCTCTCGGCCTTGTTGGTGTCGAGGTTGTACCACGAGTTGAACAGCTTCAGGAAGATCCACTGCGTCCACTTGTAGTAGCTGGCGTCGGAGGTGCGCACTTCGCGGCTCCAGTCGTAGCTGAAACCCAAGGAAGAAAGCTGCTCGATGTAGCGGGCGATGTTCTCGCGGGTGGTTTTTTCGGGGTGCTGGCCCGTTTGGATGGCGTACTGCTCGGCGGGGAGGCCAAACGAGTCGAAGCCCATGGGGTGCAGCACGTTGAAACCGCGGTGACGCTTGTAGCGCGTCACGATATCGGAGGCGATGTAGCCCAGCGGGTGACCCACGTGCAAGCCCGCCCCCGAGGGGTAGGGGAACATGTCGAGCACGTAGTACTTGGGCTTCTCGGAGTGGTTTTCGGCGCGGAACGTCTGGTGTTGCTGCCAGAAATCCTGCCACTTCTTTTCAATCTCCTGCGGACGGTAGCCGGGCATATAATCGGGGCTGGGGATGCGGAATCTTTGAGCCGGCGAAAATACGGGAAATGGCTTGAAGAAGCTTTGTTGGCTGTTAGCTGTCGGTTGCTAGCTGTCAGCTATTGGCATTTACGTGTCGGCTGCAAAACAGCTAGCTGCTTATAGCCAATAGCTGACAACTGACCTAGGCCACCCAGCGGTGCGTGAGGCGCACCAGCTCGTCGATGTCCTTGATGGGGCCGCGGTACAGGATATCGGGGTTGTACACGTCGCCCGAGGAAAGTTCGATGTCGTTGCCGTCGGATTCGGTAGGCACGAACACGCGCAGCGAGCCGGTGGGCGTCATGCGCACGTATAGCTCGCCCCGGCGGTAGTTGGTGCCATCGGGTACGTAGTCGGCGTGCAAAAAACCAGCTTGTTCCAGTTCGTCGTGCGTCATCGTGCAAGCTTGGGGTTGGCTTGGTCGGGTAATGCGGCAGGCTAGCGGCAAGTGGTTGGCCAACCCGGGCTACCAGCCGCCATTGTTGGCTAGCCCAAGGTACAACCCAAACCGACCGGCTACGCGTTGGCAATTACGGAAACTTACCTGCGTGAATTACTGAATTGCTATTTGATAACGGCGGCATACGATTCCCGTAGCCGTTGGCGAAACGCTCATGCGCATGCAGGCTCAAATGTAAAATCAGTACTTGACGCCCGCCAAAACCCGTAGAAATGCTGCCGCCTCGCCGGAATGCAACGGCCACTTTTGCAACGGCAGGCTGCTCGTCGAAATGCGGCAACTGGTACGACTTCAGGTGTGGTGTCGTGCCACGACGGGTAGCCTGCTTTTTTTATGCACCTAGGGCAGCGGCAACGGGTTTTGCCCATCCCAGGTGCCGCGCGTGCTCAGCACCCGAAAGCGGGCAAACATTTCCTCGGAGTACCAGCCTTCTTGCCGCGTGCGCTTGATTATTTCTTTGTGGCGCCCCTCGTGCTGTTGCCCGTAGGCGTACTGGCGCATTTCGGCGGCCGAGCGCCACAGGCTAAACGTAGCCTGCCGCACGATGGGCAGCTCGCCCAGCCCAATGGCCGCCAACAGGCCCGGCGCTTGCTGCACGGCGCGGCTTACCGGCGGCACGGCCTGCCAAAACTTCCAGGAGCGCAGCAGCCGAATGCTGGCGCGGGTAAGCACCGCCACGGGTGCCTCGGCCGGGGCATCGGCCCTGGGTGCGTAGTCGAAGGGGTTGCTGCCATCCCAGAGGCCGTGTCCTTGCAGGGGCAGCAAATCGGCCGTCCAGAGCTCGTGGCTGCGTTCTTGGTAGGCCTGCCAGTGCGGGTTGCGCTCGAAAAAACGGCGGGCGGTAGCGTCGTCGTCCCACACGGCCATCAGGCCGTAGCGGGCAAAGTTTGGCTTAAGGCCAAAATCGTAGCCCGAGCCCAGCAGTTTGGCAAAGCGCAAGCCAGGCACCGCAGCTAGCTGCCGCGGCAACGTGCCCATTTGGGCCAGGGCCCAGCGGCGGTTTTCGAGCCGAACGGTGATGATGGAAAGCGTGGTGAGCGGCGAGGTAGGCAAAGCGGTAGGCGCGGGGGAAAACGACATCGGCAGCAAACAACAAAAAAGGGAGAGAAGTGACTCTCTCCCTTCGGGCAGATTTTTGAAAAGCCAGCCTAGGTTATTTGGGCTGCACCTTGGCGTGCTCGTCGCCGGTGGGCTGGTACCGCTCGCCAGTGGCCACGGCCTTTACGTAGCCGAACGCGTGCACCAGCACGTTGCTGGGCTGATCCCAGTACTCGCCTTTGTCAATGCTGATGCACAGCAGGGCAATGTTGGGGTCGTCGGAGCCCTTCGGAAACCAAGTGCGCAGGCTCTCGGTCCACAGCTCTTTGATTTTGGCGCGGTCGGTAACGATGCGGGCGCGGCCCGAAATGCTCACGTATAAATTGTCTTGGGGTTTGGAGTAGCCCAGGTTCACGTGGCGGTCTTGCTGCACCTCGTCGATTTTGGGCGAGTCCAGCTCCGTGAAAAACCACAAGGTGCCATCGGCCTCGGGCTCGTGGGTGTACATGGGGCGCGCGTGCAACGAGCCGTCGGGCTCGAGGGTGGTCATCATGGCAATTTTAATGTCCTTGATGCGCTCCACGAGTTTCGTTACGTCGTGGCTTACGGCAACTTTTTCAGCCATGGGGTCGGGTGTTTGGATGTAGTCAGATAAGAAGGAGTGTTGGGGCTTACGCGCCGAAGCGGCCCTAGGTTAGCTTGGCGCGCAACCCAGGCGGCACTGTTGGCAGTACCTTGCCTGCGTGAACTTCCTTGCCCACCTGGTTTTATCCGGCCCCGACCCCGACCTCATCTTCGGCAATTTTGCCGCCGAAGCCGTGCGCGGCCGGGCCGCCGTGGCTGCTTACCCGCCCGCGGTGCAGCGCGGCATCCGCCTGCACCGCCTCATCGATTCGTTTACCGACGCGCACCCCGTGGTGCGGCGCAGCACCGCCCGCCTGCGCGCCGCCGGCTTAGGCAAGTGGGCCGGCGTAGCCGCCGATGTGGGCTACGACCACCTGCTGGCCCGCCACTTTGCCCGGTACCACTACCGCCCCGCCGAGCCGTTGCCCGCGTTTGCGCAGCGCATGTACGCCCTTTTGCACGCCCGCCGCACCGAGCTGCCCGAACGCCTGCAGCACATGTTCAACTACATCCGCCGCGACGATTGGCTTACCGGCTACGCCCAGCCCGAAGGCCTGGCGCGCGCGCTCCTAGGTCTGAGCCGGCGCGTGCCGAATGGGGAGGTACTGGCCACCGGCTCGGCGGCGTTTCTGGCCGAAGTGGAGGCTTACGAGGCCGATTTTGCGGAGTTTTGGCCGGCGTTGCAGAACCAAGTTTTGACAGAATTCCCCTGAACCATGGAAAAAGAAGTTGTAGCAGTGCGCGACCTGATCGTGCAGCAGGCCAAGCACTTCCTCACCGAAGCCGGCGCCTTTTATCCGTTCGGAGCGCTGCTGAAAACCGATGGCAGCCTGGCGCTAATTGGCATTGAGGATGCAGAAGATGTTGAGCCGGCAAAAATGGTGGAACGCCTGGAAAGGCAGGTTTGGGAGCAGCTTGCCGGGGGCGAAGCCTTGGTAGGAGGCATCGGCGTGGATTTGATTCTGCGCTTCTCGGCCGAAACCGCACCCACCGACGCGGTGCATATCAGGCTGCTGGCTCACTACGGGTACGCCATCGACTACTTCATCACTTACCGCTTGGCCGAAGACCGGCTAATCTGCGACCCGCTGTTCGATAACGAAGGCACTCTGACGCTGGAATAAAGTACCCAAACACAAGGGCCCGCCCGTCGCGAAGACGGGCGGGCCCTTGTACTACCTAGGCACCGATCTTAGTGGTGGTGGCCGCCTTCGCCGTGTACGTGGCCGTGGTCGAGCTCTTCTTTGCTCGCGTCGCGCACGTCAACCACTTTGCCGTCAAAGTGCATGGTCATGCCGGCCAGCGGGTGGTTAAAGTCCATCTGAACGGTGTCGTTGCCCACGAACACCACTTTGCCTTGCAGGTGGTTGCCGTGGTTATCCGACATGGGCAGGTAGTTGCCGGGCTGCAGCATTTCGCTGTCTACCTGGCCATCTACCTCAAACACCTGCTTGGGCAGGTCTACAAGGGCGTTCTGGTCGTATTCGCCGTAGCCTTGCTCGGGCGACAGGGTGAAGCTGAAGGTGTCGCCGGCTTGTTTGCCTTGCAGCTGCTGCTCGAACTCCTCGGGCAGGCCGCTCATACCAAACAAAAACACCATGGGGCTGTCGGCTTCGGCCTTTTCCACGAGCGTTTTCTCCTGCTCGTCGTTGGTTACGCTTAGGTCGTAGGTGATGGTGACCACCTTTTGATCAGCAATCTGCATGTGTCTGGAGGGAATAATGGAAAACTGGAGGCAAGTAAAGGAAAATAACGCCGCTTGGGGCCTGGGGTTGCGGCCGATGCCGTTGGGCCCGGCGCCGCGGCCGCTTTTCGGCTGTTCTCATTTAGGAGGAATTAAGTTCGTACGACCTAGGGAAACAACGTCATGCCGAGCTCCGTCGAGGCATCTCGCGTGCTGATGTTGAATAGCAACTGTCATCCTGAGGCGCTAGCCGAAGGACCTTCTCACGGCTGGAGCGATGCGCCTAGGTCTATGAACCTCACAGGACCCCAGGGGGTACCGCGCCCTTGTTGAAAGTGGGAAAGCGTATGCTATCAGGCGTCAACACGCGGGGTGCCGCGGCCAGCTCGACATTACACGACCTAGGGGAAGTCGTTCTCACGTGATAAGGTCCTTCAGCTAGCGCCTCAGGATGACAGATAAAACAACACCCTCCCAACTACTTACTGCTGAAACTCCCAGGCGGTCCGGTAGGCCCCTAGGTCTTCCACGTAGTTTACGAACTCGCGGTAGAAGGGGTGGCTGCTGAGCGTGGCCGAGTCGCCAATCATCAGCAGCTTGCGGCGGGCGCGCGTCATGCCCACGTTCATGCGGCGGATATCGGCCAGAAAACCGATGTCGTTGGCGGCGTTGGAGCGCGTGAGGGTAATGGCAATGATGTCGCGCTCCTGGCCCTGGAACGAGTCGACGGTGCCGATGCTGAGCTGGCGCTTGGTAAGCAGCTCGTTCAGCTCGGGCATGTCCTCCACGCGGTCTTTCAGGTAGTTGATCTGCGCGCGGTAGGGGGCAATTACACCGATGCTGAGCGGGTGCTGTTCGTGGTTGCGCTGGTGGTAGTCCTGCAGCAGCTCCGACAAGCGACGCAGCAGCAGATCGGCCTCTTCGGGGTTAGCCACCGACGGCGAGTCCTGCAGGCCCATTTCCTCGAAACCACACCCGGCCGTGTCGATGAACTCCACGGCTTGGCCGGGCTCAAAGCGCGTGTCGTAGTCGTGCAGGTCGGCGGCGCGTACGCGTTCATCGGCCTGCAGCTTGCCGCCGTAAAACTGATCCGACGAGAACTGCATGATGTGCTGGTGCATGCGGTACTGCACCTGCAGCATGCGCGCTGTTTCGGGTTGGCGCGTAATGCACTTTTCAAACAAGGTTTCGCGCAAGCCCTGGGCGGCGGCTTTCTCGCTTTTCACGGTGGGCGGCAGCTGGCAATGGTCGCCGGCCAGTACTACGCGCTCGGCCTTGGTGATGGGTATCCAGCAGCCCGGCTCCAGCGCCTGCGCGGCTTCGTCGATGAACACGGTTTCGTACATCAGGTGCCGAATGGCGCGGTTGGCCGCGCCCACCAGCGTACAGGTAATTACCTGCACCTTCTCCAGCAAATCCTCGGTGATGTACTTCTCCAGCTGATCCGACTCTTGCAACAGCTGGTGCGCTTGCTCTTTCAGGGCCTGGCGCTGCTGGCGCTCCTCCCACCCGTAGTTGCGCTTGTATTGGCCGGCCATTTGGCGGTACTGCTCGGCCGTTTGGCGCAGGCTGCGCAGCTCGCCGTAGTGCTTGTGCGTCATCACCTGCGCATCGAGGGTGTGCTCGAGCAGCAAATCCGACACGCGTGAAGGGTTGCCCATCCGGATAACGTTCACGCCACGCTCGGCCAGCTTTTCGGTGAGCAAATCCACGGCCGTGTTGCTCGGGGCGCACACCAGCACGCGCCGCTCGCGGCGGATGGTTTCCAGAATGGCCTGTACCAGCGTGGTGGTTTTGCCCGTGCCGGGCGGGCCGTGGATGATGGCTACATCCTTGGCGGCCAGCACGTGCTGCACGGCGGCGGTTTGCGAGGCATTCAGCGGGTTGGGGTAGTAGAGCTTCTCGGTTTCTTCGGCCGATTTGAACTCGGCCGGCCGATGACCTAGGAGCGTATCGCGCAAATCGGCCAAGCGGCCGAAAGCGCCTTGCACCTTTTGCAGGGCCAGCTCCATTTCGCGGTAGCTTACCTCGTCGAAGGTGAGGTCGAGGCCCAGTTTGCCTTCGTCGATCCAGTCGGGCAGGTCTTCCTTATTGGTTGCGAGGGTAATCTTGTTGCGGCGTACGCTCGTAACCACGCCTTGCAGCATGGGCTTATCGGAGCCGGCGCGGCCGGGTATGTTGCCGAACAACGCTGCGTTTTTGCCTACCTGAAACAGGTGCAGCTGCTGACTTTGGCCGGCCGGGCGCTCAAGCTCGAGCACCAGCTTGCCGCCGAAGCCAATGTCTTCTTTGGTGATTTTGATGGGGTACCACGTCAGGCCGCGGTGTTGCCGCTCCGCAATCGTACTCTTTGCGTTACGAATGCGGTATTGCTCGAGGTCCTCTTGCTGCTCGATGCGTAACAGGGCTTGTACGCGGCGCAGCTCTTCGTAAACGGACTCGGTAGGGGTGTAGGTAGCTTCAGCCAAGCTTTCGGAATGCAAAAAGGTAAACCGTTTCAACAAACATTGAACGGCAAACGTGCGGCCGAAGGTCGGGCAGAAATTTGGAACGGGGGGCCGAGGCGGTTGTGGCCCGTTGTCATTTCGAGTGCCAGCGAGAAATATGGGTAGCCCAGTCTGCCGAATCTGGGAGGAATTAAATGCAGTGTTTTTGCCTCCTATGGTATGTCATCCTGAGGCGCAGCCGAAGGACCTTATTCCGCCTGAACAAAACGTTGTTACAACTGTCATTCGCGCGTGATAAGGTCCTTCGGCTGTGCCTCAGGATGACAGTTCCTATACTACATAAACCCTCACCCAGATTCCTCGCTTACGCTCGGAATGACAGGGCTATTAAACGCCAATCAGCGCCCATAAGGGCTATCGGCGCGGTAGCGCCGCTCAAACTCCTCGCGGGTGCAAATGCTGCGCACGTCCACCACGCGGTCGATGGAAAGAATACCATCGAGGTGGTCGATTTCGTGCTGCAGCAGCTCGGCCAAGTCGTCTTCTGCACCGGCGCGGGTTTCGTGCCACTGGCCGCCTAGGTCTTGGTAGCGCACGGTAATCCAGGAGTGGCGTGGCACCTGTATGAAGATGGCCAGAAACGATAGGCAGGCATCCCACACCAACGGAGTTTCGGGGCTGCGGGCCACAATGCTGGGGTTGATGAGGGGCCACACTTCACGGCCGGGCAGGCGCAGCAATACCACCCGCTTGAGCGCGCCAATTTGCGGCGCGGCAATGGCGCGGCCGTAGCCGGTGGTTTCGCGCCAGTGGGCTACGGTATCCGTCAGGTCTTGCACCAAGGCGGCTACCTCGGGCGCGCTAGGGTCGGCAACGGGGTGGGCTACCTGGCGCAGCACCGGGTTGCCCAACTGGAGAATTTCGCGAACGGGCATGCAGGTAGGGCTAACGGTGTTTAACGGCTTGCACCATCTGGCGCAAATCGGCGGCGGAATATACCTGGCCACGCGCCACCACCGTATGGATGCCGCGCAGGTTGCTGATGTTCTGGAGCGGGTTGGCGCGCAGCAGCACCACGTCGGCATCCTTGCCCGCGCGGATAGTGCCCGAGCGCTGCTCGGCTTTCAGAAAACGGGCGCCGTTGATGGTAGCGGCTTTCAGCGCCTGCGCCGGCGTGAGGCCCGCCTGCACCATTAGCTCCAACTCACCTAGGAGCGAGGCGCCGGGGTACACGTACGAGTTGAAGGGCCCGCTATCGGATCCGGCCAGCAGCGTAACGCCGGCCGCTTGCATTTGGGGCACCATGCTCATAAACCGCGCCCCAAGCTGCTTGTTGAAAGCTCGCGTGGCCGCCGATTGTGCCCGAGCACTGGCAATGCGGCGGGCGTAGGTGGCTTGTATTTTCGGGTCGATGTAAGCCAGAAGCGTGTCGCGCGCGTGGTCGGTTTCGGGTAGCTCGGCCAGTACTTTCTGAATATGCAAGGTGGGCACCACGGCCGTGCGGTGCTGCGCTAGCATGCGGTAGGTGCGGGCGGCCGTTGCGGCATCGTAGGTGCGGTAGATGGCCGGCAGCACCGCGAACAGACCCAGGGGTTTGCTGGTGCTTTGGCTGTTGCGGATGGCCGTGGTAATGCTGTCTTCTTTGGGGGAGCAGGCTTTGAACACGTAGTACAGGTGCTCCGAAGCATCAAGGCCGCTTTCTACGGCCTCGCGCAAGGTAGCGGTGTAGGGCATGTGGCCGGTGGTGGTTAGCCCCCGCTTTTCGGCCGCGGCAACGGCACCTAGGAAGGCCTCGCGCGAAATCGTGCTTTCGTAGAGCTTCACGTAATCAACCTTCAGCCGCTGCAGCGAGTCGAGGGCCCGCTCAATCTGCGCGG includes the following:
- a CDS encoding DUF6728 family protein translates to MRTKGLFNFGPVFGYFFRKKDPNRHTNFNLRTMHTINKISMLMFLAGLIFMLFKFVILR
- the leuS gene encoding leucine--tRNA ligase, with protein sequence MPGYRPQEIEKKWQDFWQQHQTFRAENHSEKPKYYVLDMFPYPSGAGLHVGHPLGYIASDIVTRYKRHRGFNVLHPMGFDSFGLPAEQYAIQTGQHPEKTTRENIARYIEQLSSLGFSYDWSREVRTSDASYYKWTQWIFLKLFNSWYNLDTNKAESIRTLQDKFAAEGSAGVRAVCDEDERHDFSAGQWQMMSEAQRVAAVHPYRLAYQSETYVNWCPQLGTVLSNDEVKDGVSERGGYPVERRLMPQWNLRITAYAQRLLDGLDTIDWPEAVKEMQRNWIGRSVGAEVRFEVENHPELPLTVFTTRPDTLFGVTYMAVAPESELLETLITDEQRAEVERYVEWAKNRSERDRMADVKTITGAFTGSYALHPFSGEKLPIWVADYVLAGYGTGVVMAVPAHDTRDFAFAKHFSLPIVPVVEGFDEEANEAYAAKEGRIINSDFLNGLEVKPALKAVIERLEEMGIGKGKVNYRLRDAIFGRQRYWGEPIPVYYRDGMAFGVAEQDLPLVLPEIDEYKPTETGEPPLGRAKDWKYRGQHDFELSTMPGWAGSSWYYLRYMDPQNDERFVGEEAEQYWQTVDLYMGGAEHATGHLLYARFWYLFLKDLGLVSGNEPFQKLINQGMILGRSNFVYRINGTNKFVTNSKKGEYETTPLHVDVNIVEDDVLDIEAFRQWREDFASAEFILEDNGTYVCGVEIEKMSKSKYNVVNPDTLIERYGADALRLHEMFLGPLEQFKPWNTQGMTGVSGFLKKFWRLYFPEDRDWAVTDEPATPAELKALHKAIKKAQEDIERFSFNTSVSTFMICVNELSALNCHKRAILEPLVVLISPYAPHLAEELWTQLGHEAGSLSTAPFPEFNEAYLVEDTVNYPVAINGKVREQLQFPANATAAEIEQTVLGTDILARYAEGKPAKKVIVVPGRMVNVVV
- a CDS encoding acyl carrier protein phosphodiesterase, which codes for MNFLAHLVLSGPDPDLIFGNFAAEAVRGRAAVAAYPPAVQRGIRLHRLIDSFTDAHPVVRRSTARLRAAGLGKWAGVAADVGYDHLLARHFARYHYRPAEPLPAFAQRMYALLHARRTELPERLQHMFNYIRRDDWLTGYAQPEGLARALLGLSRRVPNGEVLATGSAAFLAEVEAYEADFAEFWPALQNQVLTEFP
- a CDS encoding spheroidene monooxygenase, yielding MSFSPAPTALPTSPLTTLSIITVRLENRRWALAQMGTLPRQLAAVPGLRFAKLLGSGYDFGLKPNFARYGLMAVWDDDATARRFFERNPHWQAYQERSHELWTADLLPLQGHGLWDGSNPFDYAPRADAPAEAPVAVLTRASIRLLRSWKFWQAVPPVSRAVQQAPGLLAAIGLGELPIVRQATFSLWRSAAEMRQYAYGQQHEGRHKEIIKRTRQEGWYSEEMFARFRVLSTRGTWDGQNPLPLP
- a CDS encoding DUF6984 family protein, which encodes MTVRPLNLPELGLLIYLLRGTPQAAQLLSELHTAEVAELNTDSIGSLRFLNHMPNRHLGERIASTQFLDEDSVPVFAALYLDQHGELYELDCWKPNDAPVVRIPAF
- a CDS encoding nuclear transport factor 2 family protein codes for the protein MKHLLLSGCLLAFSPLAAAQSATDANAVKKTIDTFFEGMRKGDSAMVRSTLAPGVVLQTISTRGGSPQVRTDNPADLLKAVGTPHPEVWDERISYERVLIDADLASVWTPYQFFAGNKFSHCGYNSFQLVRMAQGWKIVHVIDTRRKDKCKQ
- a CDS encoding MmcQ/YjbR family DNA-binding protein, with the protein product MNIEELREYCLNKAGTTEETPFGEDTLVFKVGGKIYALTSIGSYESVNLKCDPERAVQLRDEHDFVRPGYHMNKKHWNTVLVGTGISVRMLQQLIDHSYDLVRASLPKAVQAELAAADGL
- a CDS encoding FKBP-type peptidyl-prolyl cis-trans isomerase; its protein translation is MQIADQKVVTITYDLSVTNDEQEKTLVEKAEADSPMVFLFGMSGLPEEFEQQLQGKQAGDTFSFTLSPEQGYGEYDQNALVDLPKQVFEVDGQVDSEMLQPGNYLPMSDNHGNHLQGKVVFVGNDTVQMDFNHPLAGMTMHFDGKVVDVRDASKEELDHGHVHGEGGHHH
- a CDS encoding pyridoxamine 5'-phosphate oxidase family protein; the encoded protein is MAEKVAVSHDVTKLVERIKDIKIAMMTTLEPDGSLHARPMYTHEPEADGTLWFFTELDSPKIDEVQQDRHVNLGYSKPQDNLYVSISGRARIVTDRAKIKELWTESLRTWFPKGSDDPNIALLCISIDKGEYWDQPSNVLVHAFGYVKAVATGERYQPTGDEHAKVQPK